The Arctopsyche grandis isolate Sample6627 chromosome 10, ASM5162203v2, whole genome shotgun sequence genome window below encodes:
- the Kap-alpha3 gene encoding karyopherin alpha3 isoform X1 yields MASQEAGRGRLHVFKNKGRDQDEMRRRRNEVTIELRKNKRDETLQKRRNVPASELTDEEDVERGIASTNLVQLVADAARVDKPDAQLAAVQAARKLLSSDKNPPIDELIESGILPVLVACLEVDNPSLQFEATWALTNIASGTSEQTNKVVRAGAVPHFLSLLMSTQQNVCEQAVWALGNIIGDGPLLRDYVISLGVVPPLLSFIRPDIPISFLRNITWVIVNLCRNKDPPPSKSTIKDILPALCVLINHTDMNILIDTIWAISYLTDGGNDQIQFVIDCGIVPKLIPLLSHKDSKVQTAALRAVGNIVTGSDEQTQVVLDCDALSHFPALLEHQKEKICKEAVWFLSNITAGNRSQVQAVIEAGLLPLIITNLKKGEFLTKKEAAWAVSNLTISGNKEQVATLVNAGVIAPFCDLLECKDSQVISVVLDGINNMLKVAGKEVDTIASYIEDCGGLDKIEALQTHPNVDIYKLAYEIIEQYFADTDEVNVNLAPKIGETDFHFDPNAGSPQDGFNF; encoded by the exons GAAATGCGGAGGAGAAGAAATGAAGTGACAATAGAACTCAGGAAAAACAAACGCGACGAAACGTTGCAGAAGCGCCGCAACGTGCCCGCTTCAGAACTCACAGACGAAGAAGATGTCGAGCGAGGAATTGCTTCGACCAACCTAGTGCAATTAGTGGCCGATGCCGCCCGAGTGGACAAACCCGATGCACAGCTGGCAGCTGTCCAAGCCGCGCGCAAATTACTCTCATCCGATAAAAATCCACCAATCGATGAGCTGATCGAGAGCGGAATATTACCCGTGCTCGTGGCGTGCCTCGAAGTCGACAACCCGTCGCTTCAATTCGAGGCGACCTGGGCTCTGACCAATATCGCGTCGGGCACGTCGGAGCAGACGAATAAAGTGGTGCGAGCTGGTGCTGTACCACACTTTTTATCCCTGTTGATGTCCACGCAGCAGAACGTCTGCGAACAGGCCGTCTGGGCTCTCGGAAACATCATCGGCGATGGGCCATTGCTGCGCGATTATGTTATCAGTCTTGGCGTGGTCCCTCCGCTGCTCAGTTTTATTCGTCCAGATATTCCCATATCATTTCTCAGAAACATCACGTGGGTCATTGTAAATCTTTGTAGAAATAAAGATCCTCCGCCATCCAAAAGCACAATCAAGGATATTTTGCCTGCTTTATGTGTATTAATCAATCATACAGATATGAAT ATATTGATAGATACCATATGGGCCATCAGCTATCTCACTGACGGCGGAAATGATCAAATTCAATTTGTAATAGATTGTGGTATAGTTCCAAAATTAATACCTTTACTTTCTCATAAAGACAGTAAAGTGCAGACAGCAGCTTTGAGAGCCGTAGGAAACATCGTTACTGGATCTGACGAACAGACACAAGTCGTACTTGACTGTGATGCATTGTCACACTTCCCAGCACTTTTGGAACAtcaa AAAGAAAAAATTTGCAAAGAAGCGGTTTGGTTCCTTTCGAACATAACGGCAGGCAACCGCTCTCAAGTTCAAGCCGTCATTGAAGCTGGTTTGCTTCCGTTGATAATAACCAATTTGAAGAAAGGAGAATTCTTAACTAAAAAAGAAGCCGCATGGGCCGTGTCAAATTTAACAATTAGCGGCAACAAAGAACAAGTAGCTACTCTTGTCAATGCCGGTGTAATAGCGCCATTCTGTGACTTACTAGAATGTAAAGACTCCCAAGTAATTAGT GTGGTTTTGGATGGCATCAATAATATGTTAAAAGTTGCCGGAAAAGAAGTCGACACAATCGCCAGCTATATTGAAGATTGTGGCGGCCTCGATAAAATTGAAGCTCTGCAGACGCATCCAAATGTTGATATTTACAAATTAGCCTATGAAATTATTGAGCAGTACTTTGCCGATACAGAT GAGGTTAATGTAAATCTTGCACCTAAAATTGGCGAAACTGACTTCCATTTTGATCCCAATGCTGGAAGTCCTCAAGacggttttaatttttaa
- the Kap-alpha3 gene encoding karyopherin alpha3 isoform X2, with product MASQEAGRGRLHVFKNKGRDQDEMRRRRNEVTIELRKNKRDETLQKRRNVPASELTDEEDVERGIASTNLVQLVADAARVDKPDAQLAAVQAARKLLSSDKNPPIDELIESGILPVLVACLEVDNPSLQFEATWALTNIASGTSEQTNKVVRAGAVPHFLSLLMSTQQNVCEQAVWALGNIIGDGPLLRDYVISLGVVPPLLSFIRPDIPISFLRNITWVIVNLCRNKDPPPSKSTIKDILPALCVLINHTDMNILIDTIWAISYLTDGGNDQIQFVIDCGIVPKLIPLLSHKDSKVQTAALRAVGNIVTGSDEQTQVVLDCDALSHFPALLEHQKEKICKEAVWFLSNITAGNRSQVQAVIEAGLLPLIITNLKKGEFLTKKEAAWAVSNLTISGNKEQVATLVNAGVIAPFCDLLECKDSQVISVVLDGINNMLKVAGKEVDTIASYIEDCGGLDKIEALQTHPNVDIYKLAYEIIEQYFADTDVNVNLAPKIGETDFHFDPNAGSPQDGFNF from the exons GAAATGCGGAGGAGAAGAAATGAAGTGACAATAGAACTCAGGAAAAACAAACGCGACGAAACGTTGCAGAAGCGCCGCAACGTGCCCGCTTCAGAACTCACAGACGAAGAAGATGTCGAGCGAGGAATTGCTTCGACCAACCTAGTGCAATTAGTGGCCGATGCCGCCCGAGTGGACAAACCCGATGCACAGCTGGCAGCTGTCCAAGCCGCGCGCAAATTACTCTCATCCGATAAAAATCCACCAATCGATGAGCTGATCGAGAGCGGAATATTACCCGTGCTCGTGGCGTGCCTCGAAGTCGACAACCCGTCGCTTCAATTCGAGGCGACCTGGGCTCTGACCAATATCGCGTCGGGCACGTCGGAGCAGACGAATAAAGTGGTGCGAGCTGGTGCTGTACCACACTTTTTATCCCTGTTGATGTCCACGCAGCAGAACGTCTGCGAACAGGCCGTCTGGGCTCTCGGAAACATCATCGGCGATGGGCCATTGCTGCGCGATTATGTTATCAGTCTTGGCGTGGTCCCTCCGCTGCTCAGTTTTATTCGTCCAGATATTCCCATATCATTTCTCAGAAACATCACGTGGGTCATTGTAAATCTTTGTAGAAATAAAGATCCTCCGCCATCCAAAAGCACAATCAAGGATATTTTGCCTGCTTTATGTGTATTAATCAATCATACAGATATGAAT ATATTGATAGATACCATATGGGCCATCAGCTATCTCACTGACGGCGGAAATGATCAAATTCAATTTGTAATAGATTGTGGTATAGTTCCAAAATTAATACCTTTACTTTCTCATAAAGACAGTAAAGTGCAGACAGCAGCTTTGAGAGCCGTAGGAAACATCGTTACTGGATCTGACGAACAGACACAAGTCGTACTTGACTGTGATGCATTGTCACACTTCCCAGCACTTTTGGAACAtcaa AAAGAAAAAATTTGCAAAGAAGCGGTTTGGTTCCTTTCGAACATAACGGCAGGCAACCGCTCTCAAGTTCAAGCCGTCATTGAAGCTGGTTTGCTTCCGTTGATAATAACCAATTTGAAGAAAGGAGAATTCTTAACTAAAAAAGAAGCCGCATGGGCCGTGTCAAATTTAACAATTAGCGGCAACAAAGAACAAGTAGCTACTCTTGTCAATGCCGGTGTAATAGCGCCATTCTGTGACTTACTAGAATGTAAAGACTCCCAAGTAATTAGT GTGGTTTTGGATGGCATCAATAATATGTTAAAAGTTGCCGGAAAAGAAGTCGACACAATCGCCAGCTATATTGAAGATTGTGGCGGCCTCGATAAAATTGAAGCTCTGCAGACGCATCCAAATGTTGATATTTACAAATTAGCCTATGAAATTATTGAGCAGTACTTTGCCGATACAGAT GTTAATGTAAATCTTGCACCTAAAATTGGCGAAACTGACTTCCATTTTGATCCCAATGCTGGAAGTCCTCAAGacggttttaatttttaa